The proteins below come from a single Candidatus Aenigmatarchaeota archaeon genomic window:
- a CDS encoding pyruvoyl-dependent arginine decarboxylase: MTGKTFCAGETSNEKKAQLNGPLIGCRIPKDFFTTQGKGESDITVHAGSYHLALKDAGIEMCNIMTYSSILPGIAREIERPNELAHGSVMETIMAVSTAEKGTRATAAIIFGWLYDRKTGEKFGGLVCEYNGDLPEAEAEKQLRSSIEELYFNGFSEKYELKNIKLLAESFVPKKKFGTAMVVIGFVNYVYPVLE; this comes from the coding sequence ATGACGGGAAAAACTTTTTGTGCTGGTGAAACTAGCAATGAAAAGAAGGCGCAGCTAAACGGACCGCTCATAGGGTGCAGAATTCCAAAGGACTTTTTTACGACCCAGGGAAAGGGCGAAAGCGACATAACGGTCCACGCCGGCTCGTACCACCTCGCCCTCAAGGATGCCGGAATTGAAATGTGCAACATCATGACTTACTCGTCCATCCTTCCAGGAATAGCAAGAGAAATCGAGCGGCCAAACGAGCTTGCCCACGGCTCGGTCATGGAAACCATAATGGCGGTTTCAACTGCCGAGAAAGGAACGCGCGCAACTGCCGCGATAATTTTCGGCTGGCTTTATGACAGGAAAACCGGAGAAAAGTTCGGCGGGCTTGTCTGCGAGTACAACGGCGACCTGCCTGAAGCGGAGGCAGAAAAGCAGCTTCGCTCAAGCATAGAAGAATTGTATTTCAACGGGTTTTCGGAAAAGTACGAGCTAAAAAACATAAAGCTCCTGGCGGAAAGCTTCGTCCCCAAAAAGAAGTTTGGAACAGCAATGGTGGTCATCGGCTTTGTCAATTACGTTTATCCTGTGCTTGAATAA
- a CDS encoding HAD family hydrolase, which translates to MAKPKLFIFDVDGSFRDSSKAISEGISSGFISIGQRYPYKTKEVWNLMGVGKYNSRLKLIEALYAISMLKKDINEILSNPDAEKELDYMTQNNLNDADRARIEKICEISTKFLTTSMARQLIEVYPYGVGAIDLLKSKNYKVAILTNSGIETVRRDLNHLGLEGFSGIVAKEDLPGNKPSGEGIKKLMDSLGMGPEETLHTGDSAVDIRAAKDAGCLSAAILCGTGLDHHLRKENPDHIFQNVWDLSKHFCRD; encoded by the coding sequence ATGGCAAAACCCAAGCTATTTATTTTCGACGTAGACGGCTCATTTAGAGATTCATCTAAAGCCATAAGCGAAGGCATTTCCTCGGGTTTTATTTCTATAGGCCAGAGATACCCTTACAAGACAAAGGAAGTCTGGAACCTGATGGGGGTTGGAAAGTACAACTCCCGCTTAAAGCTAATTGAAGCGCTTTACGCCATCAGCATGCTCAAAAAAGACATAAATGAAATTCTCTCAAACCCCGATGCCGAAAAAGAGCTGGACTACATGACACAAAACAACCTAAATGACGCCGACAGGGCAAGAATAGAGAAAATCTGCGAGATAAGCACAAAGTTTCTTACAACCAGCATGGCGCGACAACTCATAGAGGTCTACCCTTATGGAGTTGGGGCAATTGACCTACTCAAAAGCAAAAATTACAAGGTTGCAATACTTACAAACTCCGGGATTGAAACTGTCAGGCGAGACCTAAATCACCTTGGCCTGGAGGGATTTTCCGGAATAGTTGCAAAAGAGGACCTGCCCGGCAACAAGCCGTCAGGAGAAGGCATAAAAAAGCTCATGGACTCTCTAGGTATGGGTCCTGAGGAAACTCTGCACACTGGAGACTCAGCAGTCGACATACGCGCCGCCAAAGATGCAGGATGCCTTTCGGCAGCCATTCTTTGCGGAACGGGCCTCGACCACCACCTCAGAAAAGAAAACCCAGACCACATATTCCAGAATGTCTGGGACTTAAGCAAGCATTTCTGCAGGGATTAA
- a CDS encoding DUF424 family protein, translated as MQIACKFYPGNPSLLAACDRELLGKTLKNGELDFLVRESFYFERFVGSPELAELLRASHIVNLVGEKAVECSIASGIVNRNSVKLIDGVPHVQIYRI; from the coding sequence ATGCAAATCGCATGCAAATTCTACCCTGGAAACCCTTCACTCCTAGCCGCATGTGATAGGGAGCTTCTCGGAAAAACATTGAAGAATGGGGAGCTTGATTTTCTGGTGCGGGAGAGCTTTTACTTCGAGCGTTTTGTTGGGTCACCTGAATTGGCTGAACTCCTTCGGGCCAGCCACATCGTAAACCTTGTCGGGGAAAAAGCCGTCGAGTGTTCCATAGCAAGCGGCATTGTTAATAGGAATAGCGTTAAACTTATAGATGGGGTACCCCATGTCCAGATTTACCGGATTTAA
- a CDS encoding valine--tRNA ligase translates to MDKSYKENPELIKKWEKLEVSNFKNKGEKYVIDSPPPYPSGELHLGNTLNWTWMDAIARFQRMSGKDVFFAQGWDVHGMPTEVKVEMAFGKKAHEVERTLWRKMCRDWSEKNISGMKEMIIKLGSSIDWSSEFRTSDPNYIKHVQKSFLDLQKKGYIYQAKHPVNFCTTCSTAISDAEVEYAERATKISYIIFEAEGGEKVEIATTRPELMASCVAVAVNPEDRPELVGKKIKVPIFGRQVKIIASKEVDPKFGTGVVMICAFGDKQDVEWILSNNLPIIESIDEEGKMVVEPYKGLTTAEAKEKILADLKEKGLVTKIEPLQQKVGTCWRCHKPIEILSREQWFVAATKFKDKVIEETKKVNWIPDYMQHRQIDWTNNMNWDWCISRKKVYGTPIPVWYCPRCGELYLPKAEELPVDPATDTREIKCKCGSLMRGETNTLDTWMDSSVTIAYICSLKGEFDKMYPADLQPNGSDIIRTWDYYLMLRHLMWLGKRPYENCLINGMVLGADGKKMSKSLGNYVTAKELLEKYPVDAVRYWTYLATPGSNIIYSEDQIKRGEYLLIKLWNSARFCSQMMEKTENPKLMPVDLWILSRLKETNERVKKHLEDYEISKAMLETEQFFVSEFCDYYLEFIKYRIYQDMDAAGAKSTLYTVLLSVIEMLAPFFPYITDSIYSELFSEKEEEDSIHQRRFPSIEVFDEESLKTGEALKKAISEVRKWKISKQVSLGKEVEMVEVSLPKEDLERIKKIETDVKMISRAKSVKLCEGELSAQGHL, encoded by the coding sequence ATGGATAAATCTTACAAGGAGAACCCGGAACTCATTAAAAAATGGGAGAAGCTTGAGGTTTCAAACTTCAAAAACAAGGGCGAAAAATACGTGATTGACTCCCCTCCGCCATACCCCTCAGGCGAGCTTCACCTGGGAAACACGCTTAACTGGACATGGATGGATGCGATTGCAAGGTTCCAGAGAATGAGCGGAAAGGATGTTTTCTTTGCCCAGGGCTGGGACGTCCATGGGATGCCAACCGAGGTAAAAGTCGAGATGGCCTTTGGAAAGAAAGCCCACGAGGTCGAAAGAACTTTGTGGAGAAAGATGTGCAGGGACTGGTCCGAGAAAAATATTTCCGGGATGAAAGAGATGATAATAAAGCTTGGCTCCTCTATCGACTGGTCAAGCGAATTTCGAACATCTGACCCCAATTACATCAAGCACGTGCAAAAATCCTTCCTTGACCTCCAGAAAAAGGGGTACATCTACCAGGCAAAGCACCCGGTAAACTTCTGCACTACCTGCAGCACTGCCATATCCGACGCTGAGGTAGAGTATGCTGAAAGGGCGACAAAAATCAGCTACATAATTTTCGAAGCAGAAGGCGGGGAAAAGGTGGAGATTGCAACAACCCGGCCTGAGCTGATGGCAAGCTGCGTCGCTGTCGCGGTAAACCCTGAAGATAGGCCAGAGCTTGTCGGAAAGAAAATAAAAGTCCCGATATTTGGGCGGCAGGTAAAGATTATTGCCTCAAAAGAGGTAGACCCAAAGTTTGGAACAGGGGTCGTAATGATTTGCGCTTTTGGCGACAAGCAGGATGTCGAGTGGATTTTGTCAAACAATCTTCCGATAATCGAGAGCATCGACGAAGAGGGGAAAATGGTTGTCGAACCCTACAAAGGGCTCACTACAGCAGAAGCAAAGGAGAAAATTCTTGCAGACCTTAAGGAAAAAGGGCTTGTAACAAAAATCGAGCCCTTGCAGCAAAAGGTAGGAACCTGCTGGAGGTGCCACAAGCCAATAGAAATACTGAGCAGGGAGCAGTGGTTTGTAGCTGCCACAAAATTCAAGGACAAGGTTATCGAGGAGACAAAGAAAGTCAACTGGATTCCTGATTACATGCAGCACCGCCAGATAGACTGGACAAACAACATGAACTGGGACTGGTGCATCTCGAGAAAAAAGGTTTACGGCACGCCCATCCCGGTCTGGTACTGCCCACGGTGCGGAGAGCTTTACCTGCCTAAAGCCGAGGAGCTTCCTGTCGACCCCGCAACAGACACTAGGGAGATAAAATGCAAGTGCGGCTCTCTTATGAGGGGAGAGACAAACACGCTTGATACCTGGATGGACTCTTCAGTCACTATTGCCTACATCTGCTCACTTAAGGGAGAATTTGACAAGATGTACCCGGCAGACCTCCAGCCAAACGGAAGCGACATAATCAGGACATGGGACTATTACCTGATGCTTAGGCACCTTATGTGGCTAGGCAAAAGGCCATATGAAAACTGCCTCATAAATGGAATGGTTTTGGGGGCAGACGGAAAGAAAATGTCAAAATCGCTTGGAAATTATGTTACTGCAAAGGAGCTTCTTGAAAAGTATCCTGTTGACGCGGTAAGGTACTGGACATACCTTGCAACCCCCGGCTCGAACATTATCTACTCTGAAGACCAGATTAAGAGAGGGGAATACCTGCTGATAAAGCTATGGAACTCTGCAAGGTTCTGCTCGCAGATGATGGAAAAGACAGAAAACCCAAAACTGATGCCAGTTGACCTCTGGATACTGTCGCGGCTCAAGGAGACAAATGAAAGGGTGAAAAAACACCTTGAGGACTATGAAATCTCAAAAGCAATGCTTGAAACCGAGCAGTTCTTCGTGTCGGAATTCTGCGATTATTACCTTGAGTTCATCAAATATAGGATTTACCAGGACATGGACGCGGCAGGCGCAAAGTCAACTCTTTACACAGTCCTGCTGTCCGTAATAGAAATGCTTGCCCCATTCTTCCCTTACATAACCGACTCCATCTACTCTGAGCTTTTCTCGGAAAAGGAAGAGGAAGACTCGATTCACCAGAGAAGATTCCCAAGCATAGAAGTGTTCGACGAGGAATCCCTGAAAACTGGGGAAGCCCTTAAGAAGGCAATATCCGAGGTGAGAAAATGGAAAATCTCGAAGCAAGTGTCCCTTGGAAAGGAAGTCGAAATGGTCGAGGTATCGCTCCCTAAAGAAGACCTTGAGAGAATCAAAAAAATCGAAACGGATGTGAAGATGATTTCAAGGGCTAAATCGGTAAAGTTGTGTGAAGGAGAACTCAGCGCTCAAGGCCACCTGTAG
- a CDS encoding peptidylprolyl isomerase, whose amino-acid sequence MQDGDFVEIEYTGTLKDTGEIFDLTSESLAKEKDIYNKDARYGPLKIIMGEGFVIKGLEDAIRQMKVGEEKKIELEAKDAFGERKADLIKVVSESELRRQKIMPYPGMILDMGEVKAKIQSVNSGRVRIDFNNPLAGRDVEYVVKVNKKLEGAPEKAAAISEFFCKDAPVKVEEKVAVIEEKTQLPEALKQRVAELMKKYVPVEKVEFKRVF is encoded by the coding sequence ATGCAGGACGGAGACTTTGTGGAAATCGAATATACCGGGACTTTAAAGGACACCGGAGAGATTTTTGACCTTACAAGCGAATCGCTTGCAAAAGAAAAGGACATTTACAACAAGGACGCCCGCTACGGTCCGCTCAAAATTATAATGGGCGAGGGCTTTGTGATAAAAGGTCTTGAAGATGCCATAAGGCAGATGAAAGTGGGCGAGGAGAAAAAAATAGAGCTTGAGGCAAAAGACGCGTTTGGCGAAAGAAAGGCAGACCTCATAAAAGTCGTGTCCGAGTCGGAGTTGAGGCGGCAGAAGATTATGCCTTACCCGGGAATGATTCTTGATATGGGCGAGGTAAAGGCAAAAATCCAGTCAGTAAACTCCGGAAGGGTAAGGATTGACTTCAACAATCCCCTTGCGGGAAGGGACGTGGAGTATGTCGTAAAAGTCAACAAGAAGCTCGAAGGCGCGCCTGAAAAAGCCGCGGCGATATCGGAATTCTTCTGCAAGGATGCCCCGGTAAAGGTTGAGGAGAAAGTAGCAGTAATCGAGGAGAAAACCCAGCTTCCGGAAGCCCTGAAGCAAAGAGTGGCGGAACTTATGAAAAAATACGTTCCTGTCGAGAAGGTTGAGTTTAAGCGGGTTTTCTAG
- a CDS encoding NAD(P)/FAD-dependent oxidoreductase — protein MHDYLIVGGGVAGLRLGSILRNKNALLLEEHKNLGPLRCSGLVSSRIHDFLDLERGIIEKEVKQAIIRCGPKRYELNIDSLVLDKEKLEKSLLKQARKNLEVMPERAIKITESENCATVHTNRGTHQAKYIIGCDGANSLVGRHFLKNMPKKTYLGQFFYSKEPPGDAYEVFFDSRYSDLFAWTAPRKGHVEYGLISEKDPKRYGKVFLGEKMPLRIIKDGCGTIPVGLQRASFGKGILLGNAAGQTKPLTGGGIIYSLIAAGIASEELEGAKPSGFLRYEKRCKKAFGREVLLQNWLRKAYRLMGDPQKCWFLDLLFGRKRRLDMDFPLTGLLGSIFGIKSQKQSSKAF, from the coding sequence ATGCACGACTACCTAATTGTCGGGGGCGGTGTTGCTGGGCTCCGGCTTGGGAGCATCCTGAGAAACAAGAATGCCCTCCTGCTGGAAGAGCACAAAAACCTTGGGCCCCTGCGCTGCTCCGGGCTGGTTTCCTCACGAATACATGATTTTCTCGACCTTGAACGGGGCATAATCGAAAAAGAGGTCAAACAGGCGATTATCAGGTGCGGCCCCAAAAGATATGAACTTAACATAGACTCCCTTGTGCTGGACAAGGAAAAGCTCGAAAAATCCCTTTTGAAGCAGGCAAGGAAAAACCTGGAGGTAATGCCCGAGAGGGCTATTAAGATTACAGAAAGCGAAAACTGCGCCACGGTCCACACGAACAGAGGCACTCACCAGGCAAAGTACATTATCGGCTGTGACGGGGCAAATTCCCTAGTGGGAAGACATTTTCTGAAAAATATGCCAAAAAAAACCTACCTGGGGCAGTTTTTTTACTCAAAAGAGCCGCCAGGAGACGCTTATGAGGTCTTTTTCGACTCCCGGTATTCCGACCTTTTCGCCTGGACTGCCCCACGCAAAGGGCATGTCGAATACGGGCTTATCTCTGAAAAGGACCCCAAAAGGTACGGAAAGGTATTTTTGGGGGAAAAGATGCCCCTAAGGATTATCAAAGACGGCTGCGGGACAATCCCTGTAGGTCTCCAGCGGGCTTCTTTTGGCAAAGGAATTCTTCTGGGAAACGCTGCGGGACAGACAAAACCCCTCACTGGGGGCGGTATCATCTACTCCCTTATCGCTGCTGGTATCGCCTCAGAAGAGCTGGAAGGCGCAAAACCCTCTGGATTTTTGAGGTACGAAAAACGGTGCAAAAAGGCCTTCGGACGCGAGGTATTGCTTCAAAACTGGTTGAGAAAAGCGTACCGGCTTATGGGTGATCCGCAGAAATGCTGGTTTTTAGATCTGCTTTTTGGCAGGAAACGGCGCCTGGATATGGATTTCCCCCTAACCGGGCTACTAGGTTCAATATTTGGAATAAAGAGCCAGAAGCAATCCTCTAAGGCATTTTAA
- a CDS encoding DNA-directed RNA polymerase subunit D (catalyzes the transcription of DNA into RNA using the four ribonucleoside triphosphates as substrates), with translation MEMKVKKSKSCAEIEFTDSTPSFANALRRIMISEIPLNAIEEVNITENNSALQDEMLSHRLGLIPVKGEGSFKLKVEGPLTVMSANMQPIDGNVSIENLEIPIVELLENQRLDLTCKTQTGTGKEHAKWQAAVVSYEYKNPSKIKLCVESCSTLPEEEIIKRGLVILKNKVQEFKDSVSKYKSI, from the coding sequence ATGGAAATGAAGGTTAAAAAGAGCAAGAGCTGTGCTGAAATAGAGTTTACAGACTCAACCCCCAGCTTCGCAAATGCTCTCAGAAGGATAATGATAAGCGAAATACCGCTTAACGCCATAGAGGAGGTAAATATTACGGAAAACAACTCAGCACTCCAGGACGAGATGCTCTCCCACCGGCTTGGGCTCATCCCTGTAAAGGGGGAAGGAAGCTTCAAGCTAAAGGTTGAGGGGCCTCTGACCGTAATGTCTGCCAATATGCAGCCAATAGACGGAAACGTATCAATAGAGAACCTGGAAATACCTATCGTAGAGCTGCTTGAAAACCAGCGGCTTGACCTAACCTGCAAGACCCAGACAGGAACCGGAAAAGAGCACGCCAAATGGCAGGCAGCAGTGGTTTCATACGAGTACAAAAACCCTTCTAAAATAAAGCTCTGCGTCGAAAGCTGCTCAACCCTGCCGGAAGAAGAGATTATCAAAAGGGGCCTGGTCATACTCAAGAACAAGGTTCAGGAATTCAAGGACTCAGTTTCCAAGTACAAGTCAATCTAA
- a CDS encoding glycine--tRNA ligase, which produces MAQVEKEKVETLQKIANLCKRRAFVFPSCEIYGGFAGFYDYGPLGSEMKLNLKESWWKRFVRGREDVVGVDACTVNHPQVWTASGHVDGFADPLVDCRKCGYRIRADHLIEDVLGVSADGWTLEQFNEKIRECNLVCPKCKGELSPARKFNLMFKTFVGPIEDDAHIAYLRPETAQMIFTNFKSVVETARVKLPFGIAQMGRAYRNEISPRDFLFRLREFEQMEIEFFVHPKKLDECPYLKGDVLKFEVMIYSAEAQEKEGEPVKMTIGSAVENKVISTGWHAYWLYETLNWFLELGISPEKLRLRQHLSDERAHYAVDCWDIEYKFPFGWKEIHGMSNRTDFDLKQHIKFSGKDLTYFEEETHEKVIPHVIEPSQGLDRAFLSVLIDAYREDGERVYLKLHPTLAPTKIGVFPIVKKDGLAEKGREIYESLKDCFSSMYDDKGSIGKRYARSDEVGIPICIAVDYDTLKDDTVTLRDRDTTKQIRVPIAELKSILWGLLYTGGDFEKAGEIAETRKK; this is translated from the coding sequence ATGGCGCAGGTAGAGAAAGAGAAGGTCGAAACACTCCAGAAAATTGCGAATTTATGCAAAAGGAGAGCGTTTGTTTTTCCTTCCTGCGAGATTTACGGCGGTTTTGCCGGGTTTTATGACTATGGCCCGCTTGGCTCCGAGATGAAGCTTAACCTGAAGGAATCCTGGTGGAAGAGGTTTGTAAGAGGCAGGGAAGATGTTGTGGGGGTTGACGCCTGCACGGTAAACCACCCCCAGGTCTGGACCGCATCAGGCCACGTCGACGGCTTTGCTGACCCGCTTGTGGACTGCAGGAAGTGCGGCTACAGGATACGTGCAGACCACCTGATTGAGGATGTTCTTGGAGTTTCAGCCGACGGCTGGACTTTGGAGCAGTTCAACGAAAAGATAAGGGAGTGCAATCTTGTCTGCCCCAAGTGCAAGGGGGAACTGAGCCCTGCAAGAAAGTTCAACCTGATGTTCAAGACTTTTGTCGGGCCAATCGAGGACGATGCGCACATAGCATACCTTCGCCCTGAAACCGCGCAGATGATTTTTACCAACTTCAAGTCCGTTGTCGAGACGGCAAGGGTAAAGCTTCCATTTGGAATCGCCCAGATGGGAAGGGCTTACCGAAACGAGATTTCGCCACGGGACTTTTTGTTTCGCTTGCGGGAATTCGAGCAGATGGAAATCGAGTTTTTTGTCCACCCAAAAAAGCTTGACGAGTGCCCATATCTCAAGGGCGATGTCCTGAAGTTTGAAGTGATGATTTACAGCGCAGAAGCCCAGGAAAAGGAGGGCGAGCCGGTGAAAATGACAATTGGCTCTGCTGTTGAAAACAAGGTGATAAGCACGGGCTGGCACGCCTACTGGCTTTATGAGACTCTTAACTGGTTCTTGGAACTTGGCATTTCGCCTGAGAAGCTCCGTCTTCGCCAGCACTTGTCTGACGAGCGGGCGCACTATGCAGTGGACTGCTGGGACATAGAATACAAGTTCCCTTTCGGCTGGAAGGAAATACATGGCATGTCCAACAGGACTGACTTCGACTTGAAGCAGCACATAAAATTCAGCGGAAAAGACCTCACTTACTTTGAGGAGGAAACGCACGAAAAAGTCATACCTCATGTCATCGAGCCGTCACAGGGTCTTGACCGGGCGTTTTTGTCAGTCCTGATAGACGCTTACAGAGAGGATGGAGAACGGGTTTACCTTAAGCTTCACCCGACTTTAGCTCCAACAAAGATTGGCGTTTTCCCGATTGTCAAAAAAGACGGGCTTGCCGAGAAAGGAAGGGAAATTTACGAGTCCCTGAAGGATTGCTTTTCAAGCATGTACGACGACAAGGGAAGCATAGGGAAAAGGTACGCAAGGTCTGATGAGGTTGGAATTCCCATCTGCATCGCCGTGGATTATGACACGCTCAAGGATGATACCGTGACCCTGAGGGACAGGGACACGACAAAGCAAATCAGGGTCCCGATAGCTGAGCTTAAGAGTATTTTGTGGGGCCTCCTCTACACAGGAGGGGACTTCGAAAAGGCGGGGGAAATCGCCGAGACGAGGAAGAAATAA
- a CDS encoding pyruvate ferredoxin oxidoreductase (catalyzes the formation of acetyl-CoA from pyruvate and coenzyme A): MNAKEIVAKKCGLEPGHSMCAGCGVPIIVKQILSSVDNLVVANATGCLEVATTAYPYSSWKVPWIHNAFENAAATISGAEAAYQVFRRKGKIKKKINFLAIGGDGGFFDIGLQSLSGALERGHDCVYIVYDNEAYQNTGSQRSSATPLGASSTTTPAGKVSYGKEVPRKDLAKIAIAHNIPYVAQMALHNYADLTRKVKTAFENTPAVLVVLQPCPTNWKFDSGRTVELSKLAAETCYWPLYEYNRGVYKINYVPKRKAPVEEFLRMQGRFRHLLTEQNRHVVEKIQEEVDKNWENLQKLEEFTRVSTSEAIEEIN; encoded by the coding sequence ATGAACGCCAAGGAAATCGTGGCAAAAAAATGCGGGCTCGAGCCGGGCCACAGCATGTGCGCGGGCTGCGGAGTTCCGATAATTGTAAAGCAGATTCTTTCGTCGGTCGATAATCTTGTCGTTGCTAACGCGACCGGCTGCCTTGAGGTTGCAACAACCGCTTACCCTTACTCTTCCTGGAAAGTTCCCTGGATTCATAACGCTTTTGAAAACGCAGCGGCAACAATTTCCGGTGCGGAAGCTGCTTATCAGGTCTTCAGGAGGAAAGGCAAGATAAAAAAGAAGATTAACTTCCTTGCAATAGGCGGCGACGGGGGCTTTTTTGACATTGGCCTTCAGTCCCTTTCAGGCGCCCTTGAGAGAGGACATGATTGTGTTTACATTGTTTACGACAACGAGGCCTACCAAAATACCGGAAGCCAGAGAAGCTCTGCAACCCCTCTTGGCGCAAGCTCCACGACAACCCCCGCCGGAAAGGTGAGCTACGGAAAGGAGGTTCCAAGAAAAGACCTTGCAAAGATTGCGATTGCCCACAATATACCCTATGTAGCGCAGATGGCGCTTCACAACTACGCAGACCTTACCAGAAAGGTAAAAACCGCCTTTGAAAACACCCCTGCTGTTCTTGTGGTGCTCCAACCGTGCCCCACAAACTGGAAATTCGACTCCGGAAGGACAGTCGAGCTTTCAAAGCTTGCCGCCGAAACCTGCTACTGGCCGCTTTACGAGTACAACCGGGGAGTTTACAAGATAAATTACGTCCCCAAGAGAAAGGCGCCTGTTGAGGAATTCCTGAGGATGCAGGGGCGCTTCAGGCACCTTCTGACCGAACAAAACCGCCATGTGGTCGAGAAAATCCAGGAGGAAGTCGACAAAAACTGGGAAAACCTGCAGAAATTGGAGGAATTTACCAGGGTTTCCACCTCTGAAGCCATAGAAGAAATTAATTAA
- a CDS encoding 4Fe-4S binding protein yields the protein MAAKKKQAPFKKPGWKALPEGAVIPQSISRTRNTGSWSSVKPVWDKKKCVNCMLCALYCPESCIPEKDGKRLETDLTHCKGCGICALECPVKAIKMEHK from the coding sequence ATGGCAGCTAAGAAAAAGCAGGCCCCCTTCAAGAAGCCCGGATGGAAAGCCCTTCCTGAGGGAGCCGTAATTCCACAGTCCATTTCAAGAACCCGAAATACTGGAAGCTGGAGTTCCGTAAAGCCCGTATGGGACAAGAAAAAATGCGTTAATTGCATGCTTTGCGCACTCTACTGCCCCGAAAGCTGCATTCCGGAGAAGGATGGAAAGCGGCTCGAGACAGACCTGACACACTGCAAAGGCTGCGGAATCTGCGCTCTGGAATGCCCGGTCAAAGCCATAAAGATGGAGCATAAATAA
- a CDS encoding 30S ribosomal protein S14, protein MAEKKTHETPATCRRCGCTTGVISKYKLFYCRHCFRQVAQRIGFKKYN, encoded by the coding sequence ATGGCAGAAAAGAAAACCCATGAAACTCCAGCTACCTGCAGGAGATGCGGATGCACCACAGGAGTGATATCTAAATACAAGCTTTTCTACTGTAGGCACTGCTTCAGGCAGGTCGCCCAGAGAATTGGGTTTAAGAAGTATAATTAG
- a CDS encoding GNAT family N-acetyltransferase: MLCGKVVRVIESDGKKYTFRYPCFEDYPETRKYFNRLIAEGAMIGSDRKSSTSEEMEHTAATLKRIEGKTKVLLLVEHEGRIFGEAKVDKKTGVKSHVGELGINLDKALRGKGLGQALMEEIIKEAKKRLRIEMLELQGFSQNKAAIGLYKKMGFREAGTIKRALKRNGKYYDQITMVKYLK; this comes from the coding sequence ATGCTCTGCGGCAAAGTTGTCAGGGTTATTGAGAGTGATGGGAAAAAATACACTTTCCGCTACCCCTGTTTTGAAGACTACCCTGAAACGAGAAAATATTTCAACCGGCTTATAGCGGAAGGCGCAATGATTGGCTCTGACCGGAAAAGCAGCACAAGTGAAGAGATGGAGCATACTGCAGCCACCCTCAAAAGAATTGAAGGGAAAACAAAAGTCCTCCTGCTGGTGGAGCATGAGGGCAGAATCTTCGGAGAAGCAAAGGTAGACAAAAAGACAGGCGTCAAAAGCCATGTCGGGGAACTGGGAATAAACCTCGACAAAGCTCTTCGCGGAAAAGGCCTGGGGCAGGCGCTGATGGAAGAAATAATCAAAGAGGCAAAAAAGCGCCTCAGAATTGAAATGCTCGAACTTCAGGGGTTTTCCCAAAACAAGGCGGCAATCGGGCTTTACAAAAAGATGGGCTTTAGGGAAGCGGGAACCATAAAACGGGCACTCAAAAGAAACGGAAAATATTATGACCAGATAACAATGGTGAAGTATCTCAAGTAA